The following proteins come from a genomic window of Vibrio vulnificus NBRC 15645 = ATCC 27562:
- a CDS encoding VolA/Pla-1 family phospholipase — protein MKHTFKLSLLCSAILLAGCGDNTESSGTTGSVTFEPSVQELLGRDASIKFALKGTSAAVPLPSFLLFDTNDHTLNIPISAGASKGLDNPQVAMGESDGWSTIMPFSITLNFAEGVTLANDIVMIDGSPYSQNLNAGIRVAKVDVDLATGAMTNFTALTPGVDFLAVTTDLKSINVLPLKGLDPASNYIYALTESIKDSNNNPLGTSSSYASLKSSTAQPGVLATPQKIIWNIEKTFEDNAQVTSKDEIVYSSWFTTASAGNVMQGTKAAIAASIDPAVKPAGVWKGTANPNNLSVDELNSLYSIDADDAGADFGTAVTNDPLFKAAFGDDQANTLKTSYDTLTAAPTLDSIQVFRGTVKLPYFLSDQVEGKEWKTLPWRSGMPSVFKILKTLSSGSDADKAAISQQLVDLGFTDLPAQLYSAPHQALLVGAKLTLADGTQLDADRIMTRYSAVPQIRAVKEVPFIMFVPKGAGADNVPLLQYQHGITNLKESAYALALSHISTAIQTGKTPYALIAIDQPLHGQRALSDGTVTTPNTPTVFMNLEYLPVARDNIRQGAIDGLGLRYALNYVNPTEVAFQTVNQADVSLIGHSIGGITGISSYAVANTSVNPTIDPMFAYKTATLANPGGGIAPFLFESGSFSPIIKHSITAAAIPSYLDYYANTCPTKDKPGTCFNNFYNAADAEMKSKIDSTLTSFTYAAQTVLDNVDPFNMASQVSGSLLGIQSNGDATIPNKVSKIPTAGTEPLFKKLGLANTATDASGIRLASYFDESSNAAHSTVIAPGSADEAAAHGQMSSQIVQFTLTKGNSDGSLAVDAAFLDASK, from the coding sequence ATGAAACATACCTTTAAATTATCGCTACTATGTTCAGCAATCCTACTTGCGGGTTGTGGTGACAACACAGAAAGCTCAGGCACGACAGGTTCAGTGACTTTTGAACCAAGCGTTCAAGAATTGTTGGGGCGCGATGCGTCAATTAAATTCGCCTTGAAAGGCACGTCTGCGGCGGTACCGCTACCGTCATTTTTGCTGTTTGATACCAATGATCACACCTTGAATATCCCAATTAGTGCTGGGGCTTCTAAGGGATTGGATAACCCTCAAGTTGCGATGGGAGAATCGGACGGTTGGAGTACCATTATGCCATTCAGCATCACCCTCAACTTTGCTGAAGGTGTGACGTTGGCGAATGATATCGTTATGATAGATGGCTCCCCATATAGCCAAAACCTAAATGCTGGTATTCGTGTGGCTAAGGTTGATGTTGATCTTGCGACTGGAGCAATGACCAATTTTACTGCCCTAACCCCAGGTGTTGATTTTCTTGCGGTCACAACCGATCTGAAGAGCATTAACGTTCTTCCTCTCAAAGGTCTGGATCCTGCATCAAACTATATCTATGCGCTGACCGAGTCGATCAAAGACAGCAACAACAATCCGCTCGGTACATCCAGCTCATACGCCAGCTTGAAGAGTTCGACTGCTCAGCCTGGTGTATTGGCGACGCCGCAAAAAATTATCTGGAATATTGAAAAAACCTTCGAAGATAATGCACAAGTCACCAGCAAAGACGAAATTGTTTACTCTTCTTGGTTTACGACTGCGTCAGCAGGCAATGTAATGCAAGGAACAAAAGCAGCGATAGCAGCCTCAATAGATCCTGCTGTTAAGCCTGCTGGTGTTTGGAAAGGAACCGCGAACCCAAACAACCTCTCAGTTGACGAGCTCAACTCGCTTTACAGCATTGACGCAGACGATGCCGGTGCCGATTTCGGCACAGCAGTCACTAATGATCCACTCTTCAAAGCGGCATTTGGTGACGATCAAGCAAATACGTTAAAAACCAGTTACGATACGCTAACAGCGGCACCAACACTCGATTCCATTCAAGTTTTTCGTGGTACAGTCAAGCTGCCCTACTTCCTGAGTGATCAAGTCGAAGGTAAAGAATGGAAGACGCTTCCTTGGCGCAGCGGTATGCCAAGTGTGTTTAAGATTCTAAAGACCTTGAGTTCTGGCTCAGACGCAGATAAGGCTGCAATCAGCCAGCAGTTAGTCGATTTAGGCTTTACGGATCTGCCAGCTCAGCTCTACTCCGCGCCGCACCAAGCACTGCTTGTGGGGGCGAAACTGACATTGGCCGATGGTACTCAGCTTGACGCCGATCGAATTATGACCAGATACAGTGCAGTACCACAGATCCGTGCAGTCAAAGAAGTGCCTTTCATCATGTTTGTTCCTAAAGGTGCTGGCGCAGATAATGTACCACTACTGCAATATCAGCATGGAATTACCAACCTAAAGGAAAGCGCTTATGCATTAGCACTGAGCCACATCAGTACCGCTATTCAAACGGGTAAAACCCCGTATGCATTAATCGCTATCGATCAGCCATTGCATGGTCAACGTGCTTTGTCTGATGGGACCGTCACGACGCCCAACACACCGACTGTCTTTATGAATCTTGAATACTTGCCAGTGGCAAGAGACAACATTCGTCAAGGCGCAATTGATGGTTTAGGGCTGCGATACGCACTCAATTACGTAAATCCAACAGAAGTTGCTTTCCAGACAGTTAATCAGGCGGATGTCTCTCTGATTGGTCATTCTATCGGTGGCATTACTGGTATCAGTAGCTACGCTGTTGCGAATACCTCAGTCAACCCTACGATTGATCCGATGTTTGCTTACAAAACAGCAACATTAGCCAATCCAGGCGGCGGTATTGCACCATTTTTGTTTGAGTCTGGGTCATTTTCACCCATCATCAAGCACAGCATCACTGCGGCGGCAATTCCAAGTTACTTAGATTACTACGCGAATACATGTCCGACCAAAGACAAACCAGGCACATGTTTCAACAACTTCTATAACGCTGCGGATGCCGAAATGAAAAGTAAAATTGACAGTACATTGACCTCGTTTACTTACGCAGCGCAGACCGTGTTGGACAACGTTGACCCATTCAATATGGCTTCTCAAGTGAGCGGTTCTTTGTTGGGCATTCAATCCAATGGCGATGCAACCATTCCCAATAAAGTGTCGAAAATTCCGACAGCAGGGACAGAGCCATTGTTTAAGAAACTAGGATTAGCAAATACGGCGACTGATGCATCTGGTATTCGTCTTGCTTCCTACTTTGATGAGTCTTCTAACGCAGCCCACTCTACGGTGATTGCACCCGGATCGGCTGACGAAGCTGCAGCTCACGGTCAAATGAGTTCTCAAATCGTTCAGTTTACCCTCACCAAAGGCAACAGTGACGGTTCGCTAGCCGTCGACGCAGCGTTTTTAGATGCCAGCAAGTAA
- a CDS encoding PhnA domain-containing protein — protein sequence MSIEATLLDRCQSKCELCSSESSLTAYAVPPHGHVTVDTAIMVCEKCLGEIDEPKDINHWRCLTDSMWSQVPAVQVTAWRQLTRLNSESWALDALDMMYMEEEIKTWAMKGMSADDKTVDCNGAELKKGDDVTVIKDLPIKGTNQVIKQGTVIRGISLSDDPKLVSGKVNGGQSMYVIAEYCRKK from the coding sequence ATGTCTATCGAAGCAACTCTGCTGGATCGTTGCCAGTCTAAATGTGAATTGTGTTCTTCTGAATCTTCGCTTACTGCTTATGCAGTACCGCCTCACGGTCACGTGACCGTTGACACAGCTATCATGGTTTGTGAAAAGTGCCTAGGTGAAATCGATGAACCAAAAGACATTAATCACTGGCGCTGCCTTACTGACAGCATGTGGAGCCAGGTTCCTGCGGTACAAGTGACTGCATGGCGCCAATTGACTCGCCTAAACTCTGAAAGCTGGGCTTTGGACGCTCTTGACATGATGTACATGGAAGAAGAGATCAAGACTTGGGCTATGAAAGGAATGTCTGCGGACGACAAAACCGTTGACTGTAACGGCGCTGAACTGAAAAAAGGCGACGATGTTACGGTTATCAAAGATCTGCCAATCAAAGGCACTAACCAAGTTATCAAACAAGGTACCGTTATCCGTGGCATTAGCCTAAGTGACGATCCTAAATTGGTTTCAGGTAAAGTGAATGGCGGCCAATCGATGTACGTTATTGCGGAATACTGCCGTAAAAAGTAA
- a CDS encoding nuclear transport factor 2 family protein — MYTEQEQQTIDIVERQLEAYNHRDIEAFAATYHPEVEIAHFSKGLLYSGRETLIKRYGEKFGGLTYLRATSLKRIVHEQYLVDHELAESSDLASREINRSIKVVAAYEVENGLIKRVMFMG, encoded by the coding sequence ATGTACACAGAACAAGAACAGCAAACCATTGATATTGTTGAGCGACAGCTTGAAGCATACAACCACCGCGATATTGAGGCCTTTGCAGCCACGTATCACCCAGAGGTTGAAATTGCCCATTTTTCAAAAGGGTTGCTTTATTCGGGTAGGGAGACTTTGATCAAACGTTATGGCGAGAAGTTTGGTGGATTAACGTATTTACGCGCGACCTCGTTAAAACGCATTGTGCATGAGCAATATTTGGTCGACCATGAGTTGGCGGAATCTTCAGATTTGGCAAGTCGGGAAATAAACCGCAGCATTAAGGTGGTGGCAGCTTACGAAGTGGAAAACGGACTGATTAAACGCGTCATGTTCATGGGATAA
- a CDS encoding DMT family transporter — translation MLSNLKSAFPLGVRYMILSALGFALMSASVKYVSVHGIPLFEIVAARALVSLIISYLDVKRKGISVWGNNKRWLFARGAVGTLALMCVYYAVTALPLAEATILQYVHPVFTALLAVLFLKERVQPATLACIVLCLLGVFTMVYPSFDASGVGELPMLSVGIALLGAFGSSIAYVIVRKLSRTEDSSVIIFYFPLVALPVSAMLIGDDFVVPDVALILVLILVGIFTQIGQFGLTKAMQTQTAGNASAYSYVQIVFSALLGVVLFNEVPSIWTLLGGSLIVTGALINVFGPKSKWLANR, via the coding sequence ATGTTATCAAATTTGAAGTCAGCGTTTCCCCTTGGCGTCCGCTACATGATTCTATCGGCTTTGGGCTTCGCTCTAATGTCTGCCAGTGTTAAGTACGTGAGTGTGCACGGTATTCCTTTGTTTGAAATTGTCGCGGCCCGTGCTTTGGTTTCACTAATCATCAGCTATCTGGATGTTAAACGAAAAGGAATATCGGTTTGGGGGAACAACAAACGCTGGTTGTTTGCTCGTGGTGCGGTGGGCACGCTGGCATTGATGTGTGTCTATTATGCAGTGACGGCATTGCCTTTAGCGGAAGCGACCATTCTTCAGTATGTACACCCTGTTTTCACTGCGCTATTGGCGGTACTGTTTTTGAAGGAGCGAGTACAGCCGGCAACCCTTGCTTGTATCGTGCTTTGCTTGTTAGGGGTATTCACCATGGTTTACCCAAGCTTTGATGCATCGGGTGTCGGTGAACTGCCGATGTTGAGTGTGGGTATTGCGCTATTGGGTGCGTTTGGCAGTTCGATTGCCTACGTGATTGTTAGGAAGCTGAGCCGTACAGAAGACAGCTCTGTAATCATTTTCTATTTTCCTTTAGTCGCACTGCCAGTGTCAGCCATGCTCATTGGTGATGACTTTGTCGTGCCCGATGTCGCCCTAATTTTGGTGCTGATTTTGGTGGGCATTTTCACTCAAATTGGCCAGTTTGGTCTCACCAAAGCGATGCAAACTCAAACAGCGGGTAATGCCTCTGCTTATTCTTACGTACAGATCGTTTTTTCCGCCTTGTTAGGTGTCGTATTGTTTAATGAGGTTCCCTCAATTTGGACGTTGTTGGGTGGTTCATTGATCGTAACAGGTGCTTTGATCAACGTATTTGGACCGAAATCCAAGTGGCTGGCGAATCGCTAA
- a CDS encoding TerC/Alx family metal homeostasis membrane protein — MSLFDTSSSLMSNTDLMYGSFALLTMAMVCLDIWQTRGGAISMKKAVGWSLFWFLLAFLFAATIFHFWDFYAPDSLYTHQEATTAFITGYLLEKSLSVDNLFVFAIIFAQYKVPESLRPRALLWGVIGALVLRALMIAVGAQLLAQYHWILYLFAAFLIWTGIQLARDKEEEEELSPMPEKLIRRFFNVTNDYHGNAVFARENGQWWATPMLIVIGVIAVMDVMFALDSIPAIFAVTREPFLVLAANVFALLGLRSLYFVLQAMIDKFIYLKPALAVIMMFIGVKMLLVGTAYEIPTIWSLSFLLIVMTTAVVASVIANKKDIAMNEKSLKISNTNNADL, encoded by the coding sequence ATGTCCCTATTCGACACCTCGTCATCTTTAATGTCCAATACTGATCTCATGTATGGCAGTTTTGCGCTGCTCACCATGGCGATGGTTTGCCTCGATATTTGGCAAACGCGTGGCGGTGCCATTTCAATGAAGAAAGCGGTGGGCTGGAGCCTATTCTGGTTTTTGCTCGCGTTTCTATTTGCGGCCACCATCTTCCATTTCTGGGATTTCTACGCGCCAGACAGCTTGTACACCCACCAAGAAGCAACGACGGCGTTCATTACTGGTTATTTGCTCGAAAAATCGTTGAGTGTGGATAACCTGTTCGTGTTTGCCATCATCTTTGCCCAATACAAAGTCCCCGAATCACTTAGACCTCGCGCTTTGCTCTGGGGGGTGATTGGCGCGTTAGTGTTACGTGCCCTGATGATTGCGGTAGGCGCACAGTTGCTGGCTCAATACCATTGGATCCTCTACTTGTTTGCCGCTTTCCTCATTTGGACAGGGATTCAGCTTGCACGAGATAAAGAGGAAGAAGAAGAACTAAGTCCAATGCCAGAAAAGCTGATCAGACGCTTTTTCAACGTCACAAACGATTATCATGGCAACGCGGTATTTGCACGAGAAAACGGACAGTGGTGGGCAACCCCGATGTTGATAGTGATCGGAGTGATTGCCGTCATGGATGTAATGTTTGCGCTAGACTCCATTCCCGCAATTTTTGCGGTCACTCGTGAGCCGTTTTTAGTGTTGGCTGCTAACGTGTTTGCGCTGTTGGGTTTACGTTCACTCTATTTTGTACTGCAAGCCATGATCGACAAGTTCATCTATTTAAAACCAGCTTTGGCTGTGATTATGATGTTTATTGGGGTCAAAATGCTGCTGGTGGGCACGGCGTATGAAATTCCGACCATTTGGTCGCTCTCATTCTTACTTATTGTGATGACAACGGCCGTTGTTGCCTCTGTTATTGCCAACAAAAAGGACATCGCAATGAATGAGAAAAGCCTGAAAATATCTAATACAAATAATGCGGATTTATAA
- a CDS encoding bifunctional metallophosphatase/5'-nucleotidase, translated as MKKEKVTMIKTNKPVTLKLAHINDTHSYFEPTSLQLKIQLQDAQIEPYVSAGGFARVATRAQQIKQEAERQNKGFLFVHAGDCFQGTLYFSLFKGKANADLLNSMGIDAMALGNHELDMGNEPVAQFVRRIDFPLLAGNWNLSAESDEKTLKISDADNIRSFDTETRAATYIIKEINGEPVALFGLSLDKMADIANPDPDTPFENAVETATATVRLLQSLGINKIILLSHLGYEGDIELASKVSGIALIVGGHSHRLQGDFGAIGLGKDDDYGLKINDTYVVQAGFHALTMGHCEIEFAADGSVKRFVGRNELLIGRRMFLDPGLNQQSDEDWYTQAADFIDGQCNVVVCKKDPDIQYLMQNKYIPRVRELQKTIIAHTDRALRHVRIPDEVGPSELAPMVAASFVHALNKRQRQVQFAIHNAGGVRNSLNSGDVSVADVAGKLLPFAVPIGCYDVQGKTIAAALEGAINNATNNGVEGTGSGSYPYTYGLSYRYCPQNPAGSRIEALQICLDGRWQPVSPLQWYRGCSSAYTMKGKEGYEAIRQMKGEGWVSNLSMADCFIEYLSDLPNVLNQQDRARHV; from the coding sequence AAGCCAGTCACGCTGAAACTGGCACACATCAATGACACTCATTCCTACTTTGAGCCAACGTCATTACAACTCAAAATCCAACTCCAAGATGCGCAAATCGAGCCTTACGTCAGTGCTGGTGGTTTCGCTCGCGTTGCGACCCGCGCGCAACAAATCAAGCAAGAAGCAGAACGACAAAATAAAGGATTTCTATTTGTCCATGCGGGAGATTGTTTCCAAGGAACGCTCTACTTTTCCCTGTTCAAAGGAAAAGCCAATGCCGATCTGCTCAACTCAATGGGTATTGATGCCATGGCTTTGGGTAACCACGAGTTAGATATGGGCAATGAGCCAGTGGCGCAGTTTGTCCGTCGGATTGATTTCCCATTGTTAGCAGGAAACTGGAATCTCAGCGCGGAGAGTGATGAGAAAACGCTAAAAATCAGTGATGCCGACAATATTCGAAGCTTTGATACAGAAACGCGTGCGGCGACCTATATCATCAAAGAAATCAACGGTGAGCCGGTCGCGCTGTTTGGTTTATCACTGGATAAAATGGCAGACATTGCTAACCCAGATCCTGACACGCCTTTTGAGAATGCGGTTGAAACCGCAACGGCCACTGTGCGCTTGTTGCAATCGCTGGGCATTAATAAAATCATTTTACTCAGTCACTTAGGCTATGAGGGTGACATAGAACTTGCCAGCAAAGTATCGGGTATCGCTTTGATTGTTGGTGGACACAGTCATAGGTTACAGGGTGACTTTGGTGCGATTGGTCTGGGTAAAGACGACGACTATGGTTTAAAAATTAACGATACCTATGTTGTTCAGGCAGGGTTTCATGCACTCACCATGGGGCATTGTGAAATTGAGTTTGCTGCCGATGGCAGTGTAAAGCGCTTTGTTGGGCGCAATGAGTTGTTGATTGGTCGACGAATGTTCTTAGACCCCGGATTGAATCAGCAAAGTGATGAGGATTGGTATACTCAGGCCGCCGATTTTATTGATGGCCAATGTAATGTTGTCGTGTGCAAGAAAGATCCTGATATTCAGTATCTTATGCAGAATAAATACATTCCGCGAGTGCGCGAGCTGCAAAAGACGATTATCGCGCATACCGATCGCGCACTTCGCCACGTTCGTATTCCAGATGAAGTCGGCCCTAGTGAACTGGCGCCAATGGTCGCGGCGTCATTTGTTCATGCGTTAAACAAACGTCAACGTCAGGTTCAATTTGCCATTCATAACGCCGGAGGGGTAAGAAACTCACTAAACTCAGGCGATGTTTCGGTCGCCGATGTGGCTGGCAAATTACTGCCTTTTGCCGTTCCTATTGGTTGTTATGACGTTCAGGGGAAGACGATTGCCGCTGCATTAGAAGGGGCAATCAACAACGCGACCAATAATGGTGTAGAAGGAACCGGTTCGGGTAGTTACCCGTACACTTACGGATTAAGCTATCGCTATTGTCCGCAAAACCCAGCAGGTAGCCGCATCGAAGCGTTGCAAATTTGTCTAGATGGGCGTTGGCAGCCTGTTTCTCCGCTACAGTGGTATCGAGGTTGTTCATCTGCTTATACGATGAAAGGAAAAGAAGGCTACGAAGCGATACGCCAAATGAAAGGGGAAGGCTGGGTGAGTAATTTATCCATGGCAGACTGTTTCATCGAGTATCTATCGGATTTGCCTAACGTGCTAAATCAACAAGATCGTGCTCGCCACGTCTAG